A part of Aquaspirillum sp. LM1 genomic DNA contains:
- a CDS encoding GNAT family N-acetyltransferase: MAILREHASLHALPADSWDALSGGQPWVSHALLSALEDSGAVSAATGWQPAHLALWEGKQLCAVAPRYLKTHSRGEYVFDWSWARAYAEHGLDYYPKALGAVPFSPIPGPRLLAADAPSRLALAQGLADAGHGQSGSHVLFVPDADRAALQSVGFLPRMGVQFHWQNAGWPDFAAFLASLRQDKRKKIRQERQKVAAAGVQIVQRSGSDIHEADWVFFEHCYRNTYQEHRSHPYLPLEFFLLLGQRLPEACVLFLAYRGQQPIAASLCLRDAHRLYGRYWGCIEQVDCLHFELCYYAGIDYALAQGLAVFEGGAQGEHKLARGFLPVPTWSMHRLQQPAFHQAIGRWLAQERQAMAEYLAEQHAASPYKMAG, from the coding sequence ATGGCTATCCTGCGTGAACATGCTTCCCTGCACGCCCTGCCCGCCGACAGCTGGGATGCGCTGTCCGGCGGCCAGCCCTGGGTGAGCCATGCGCTGCTGTCGGCGCTGGAGGACAGCGGCGCAGTCAGCGCCGCCACCGGCTGGCAACCGGCCCATCTGGCGCTGTGGGAAGGTAAGCAGCTCTGCGCGGTGGCACCGCGCTACCTGAAAACCCATTCACGCGGCGAGTATGTGTTCGACTGGAGCTGGGCGCGAGCGTATGCCGAACATGGGCTGGACTACTACCCGAAAGCGCTGGGCGCGGTGCCGTTTTCGCCCATTCCCGGCCCGCGTCTGCTGGCTGCCGACGCGCCCAGCCGGCTGGCGCTGGCACAAGGTTTGGCCGATGCCGGGCATGGGCAAAGTGGCAGCCATGTGCTGTTTGTGCCCGATGCCGACCGCGCCGCGCTGCAAAGCGTGGGGTTTTTGCCGCGCATGGGGGTGCAGTTTCACTGGCAGAACGCCGGCTGGCCAGATTTTGCCGCCTTTCTGGCCAGCCTGCGCCAGGACAAGCGCAAGAAAATCCGCCAGGAGCGCCAAAAGGTTGCCGCTGCCGGCGTGCAGATTGTACAGCGCAGCGGCAGCGACATCCACGAGGCCGACTGGGTGTTTTTTGAACACTGCTATCGCAATACCTACCAGGAACACCGCTCGCACCCTTACCTGCCGCTGGAATTCTTTCTGCTGCTGGGCCAGCGCCTGCCCGAGGCTTGCGTGCTGTTTCTGGCCTATCGCGGCCAGCAGCCGATTGCCGCCAGCCTGTGTCTGCGCGATGCGCACCGGCTGTATGGCCGCTACTGGGGTTGCATTGAACAGGTGGACTGCCTGCACTTTGAGCTGTGCTACTACGCCGGCATTGACTACGCGCTGGCGCAGGGTCTGGCGGTGTTTGAAGGCGGCGCGCAGGGCGAACACAAGCTGGCCCGGGGGTTTTTGCCCGTGCCCACCTGGTCGATGCACCGCTTGCAGCAGCCGGCGTTTCATCAGGCCATTGGCCGCTGGCTGGCGCAGGAACGTCAGGCCATGGCCGAGTATCTGGCCGAGCAACACGCCGCCAGCCCGTATAAAATGGCAGGATGA
- a CDS encoding cation:proton antiporter, whose protein sequence is MLHDIPLITTLSAGFGLALVLGFAAARLRLPPLLGYLLAGVMIGPATPGFVADVALAGQLAEIGVMLLMFGVGLHFSLGDLLAVRKVAVPGAIVQIGVATAMGAGVAWAWGWTPGAGLVLGLSLSVASTVVLLRALESRGELASGNGRLAVGWLVVEDLVMVLVLVLLPPLAGLLGGHTGGAAQEGALWATLGLTLAKVSAFVALMLLVGRRLLPRLLWWVAGTGSRELFTLCVIAVAMGVAYGSARLFDVSFALGAFFAGMMMRESEYSHRAADESLPLRDAFSVLFFVSVGMLFDPAVLLSDPGKVLAVTGVIMLGKTVAAVALVLLLRHPLNTALTVGASLAQIGEFSFILAGLGVSLGLLPREGQNLILAGAMLSIACNSLLFAAIAPLEAWLRARFAWARELALRPDPLAELPGTVHDACLSGQVVLVGYGRVGTRIADALASHAIPFVVAELRREAVEALRASHRAAVLGDASEPAVLIQAHIARASMLVVAIPDLFDARKMVEIARTLNPGIRVLVRGDDAAQAALWQQENLGTVVHADAAMAQEMLGQILAHHPAGSHAHGVAGH, encoded by the coding sequence ATGCTGCATGACATTCCGCTGATTACCACCTTGTCTGCCGGCTTTGGCCTGGCGCTGGTGCTGGGCTTTGCCGCCGCCCGCCTGCGCCTGCCGCCTTTGCTGGGCTATTTGCTGGCCGGGGTGATGATTGGCCCGGCCACGCCGGGGTTTGTGGCCGATGTAGCGCTGGCCGGGCAGTTGGCGGAAATTGGCGTGATGTTATTGATGTTTGGCGTGGGGCTGCATTTTTCGCTGGGCGACTTGCTGGCGGTGCGCAAGGTGGCGGTGCCGGGGGCGATTGTGCAAATCGGCGTGGCCACGGCCATGGGAGCCGGGGTGGCGTGGGCGTGGGGCTGGACGCCCGGTGCCGGGCTGGTGCTGGGCTTGTCGCTGTCGGTGGCCAGCACGGTGGTGCTGCTGCGTGCGCTGGAAAGCCGGGGCGAGCTGGCGTCGGGCAATGGCCGGCTGGCGGTGGGCTGGCTGGTGGTGGAAGACCTGGTGATGGTGCTGGTGCTGGTGTTGCTGCCGCCGCTGGCGGGCCTGCTGGGCGGCCACACTGGCGGCGCAGCGCAGGAAGGCGCGCTGTGGGCCACGCTGGGCCTGACGCTGGCCAAGGTCAGCGCCTTTGTGGCGCTGATGCTGCTGGTGGGTCGGCGGCTGTTGCCGCGCCTGTTATGGTGGGTGGCTGGCACCGGCTCGCGTGAGCTGTTCACCCTGTGCGTGATTGCCGTGGCCATGGGCGTGGCGTATGGCTCGGCGCGGCTGTTTGATGTGTCGTTTGCGCTGGGGGCGTTTTTTGCCGGGATGATGATGCGCGAGTCGGAATACAGCCACCGGGCGGCTGACGAATCGCTGCCGCTGCGCGATGCGTTTTCCGTGCTGTTTTTTGTGTCGGTGGGCATGCTGTTCGACCCGGCGGTGCTGCTGAGCGATCCGGGTAAGGTGCTGGCGGTCACCGGGGTGATCATGCTGGGCAAAACCGTGGCGGCGGTGGCGCTGGTGCTGTTGCTGCGCCACCCGCTGAACACCGCGCTGACGGTGGGGGCCAGCCTGGCGCAAATTGGCGAGTTCTCGTTTATTCTGGCTGGGCTTGGCGTCAGCCTGGGTTTGCTGCCGCGTGAAGGGCAAAACCTGATTCTGGCCGGGGCCATGCTGTCGATTGCCTGCAACAGCCTGTTGTTTGCCGCCATTGCCCCGCTGGAAGCCTGGCTGCGCGCGCGCTTTGCCTGGGCGCGCGAACTGGCCTTGCGTCCCGACCCGCTGGCCGAGCTGCCCGGTACGGTGCACGATGCCTGCCTGAGCGGCCAGGTGGTGCTGGTGGGCTATGGCCGGGTGGGCACACGGATTGCCGATGCACTGGCCAGCCATGCCATTCCGTTTGTGGTGGCCGAGCTGCGCCGCGAGGCGGTGGAGGCGCTGCGCGCCAGCCATCGCGCGGCGGTGCTGGGCGACGCCAGCGAACCGGCGGTGCTGATTCAGGCGCATATTGCCCGCGCCAGCATGCTGGTGGTGGCCATTCCGGATTTGTTTGACGCGCGCAAGATGGTCGAGATTGCCCGCACGCTGAACCCTGGCATCCGCGTGCTGGTACGCGGCGACGATGCCGCCCAGGCAGCGCTGTGGCAGCAGGAAAACCTTGGCACGGTGGTGCATGCCGACGCCGCCATGGCGCAGGAAATGCTCGGGCAGATTCTGGCGCATCACCCGGCGGGCAGCCACGCCCACGGCGTGGCCGGGCACTGA
- a CDS encoding aldo/keto reductase gives MHQRVLGPQQRAVSAMGLGCMGMSEFYGPSDDAESLLTLHRALALGITLFDSADTYGHGHNEQLLGQLVRQIGPARRQPLCLASKFGIVRQPGQAGRRIDNSPAYIRQACEASLQRLGVEQIDLYYCHRRDPEVPIEEVVEAMAGLVRAGKVAQIGLSEVSASTLRRAAAIHPIAAVQTEYSLWSRDPEAELLPACAELGVSLVAYSPLGRAFLTDTLATGQLSDGDFRQHSPRFQGEAAQANQQLVAQLSAFAQARGQSNAQVALAWLLAKHPQLIPIPGTRRIAYLEQNAAAADCALSAADVAELDKLFDPARVQGERYPASGWLGIEQAM, from the coding sequence ATGCATCAGCGTGTATTGGGCCCGCAGCAGCGGGCGGTTTCCGCCATGGGCTTGGGCTGCATGGGCATGAGCGAATTTTACGGCCCCAGCGATGACGCTGAATCATTGCTGACCCTGCATCGGGCACTGGCGCTGGGCATTACCCTGTTCGACAGCGCTGACACCTACGGCCATGGCCATAACGAGCAACTGCTCGGCCAGTTGGTCCGCCAGATTGGCCCGGCCCGCCGCCAGCCGCTGTGCCTGGCCAGCAAGTTTGGCATTGTCCGCCAGCCGGGGCAGGCCGGGCGGCGCATTGACAATAGCCCGGCGTATATCCGCCAGGCGTGCGAGGCCTCGCTGCAGCGGCTGGGGGTGGAGCAGATTGATCTGTACTACTGCCATCGCCGCGATCCGGAAGTGCCGATTGAAGAGGTGGTTGAGGCCATGGCCGGGCTGGTGCGCGCTGGCAAGGTGGCGCAGATTGGCTTGTCAGAAGTCTCCGCCAGCACCTTGCGCCGGGCGGCGGCCATCCACCCGATTGCTGCGGTGCAGACCGAATATTCCCTGTGGAGCCGCGACCCCGAGGCTGAACTGCTGCCCGCCTGCGCCGAACTGGGTGTCAGTCTGGTGGCGTACAGCCCGCTGGGCCGGGCCTTCCTGACCGATACCTTGGCAACAGGACAATTAAGCGACGGCGATTTTCGCCAGCACAGCCCGCGTTTTCAGGGCGAGGCGGCACAGGCCAACCAGCAGCTGGTGGCCCAGCTCAGCGCCTTTGCCCAGGCGCGCGGCCAGAGTAACGCCCAGGTGGCGCTGGCCTGGCTGCTGGCCAAACACCCGCAGTTGATTCCCATCCCCGGCACCCGTCGGATTGCCTATCTTGAACAAAACGCCGCCGCCGCCGACTGCGCGCTCAGCGCTGCCGACGTGGCCGAACTGGATAAGCTGTTTGATCCGGCGCGGGTGCAGGGCGAACGCTATCCGGCGTCGGGCTGGCTGGGGATTGAACAGGCCATGTGA
- a CDS encoding translocation/assembly module TamB domain-containing protein encodes MTATPPPDSSTAPSPSPRPHRRWRWWLAGTLVLLLPLLLLASLLSAPGLRAGLALAERLSGGALQVAAVTGSLGSGRVQLRGLALRTASTDYQLDALDLHWQPAQLWQGEVRITTLALGVLRLTARAPDPTPPSLPEQLTLPLALTLEHARLARLELGQLAMGPFALSARSDGRQHHLQLSEAITPWGASTAALQLDGVRPFALAGVWRHGGQLAQAPINGEVRLAGTLGAVKVSLAVGYQHSALGAQATLAPFAALPFARLRQAEVTLAQFNPAQWLPGAPAADISLSASSTPVSGQRQRIQLRANNALAGPWPSQRLPWQGAQAELDVDDNTLTVRQLSVQALDGELDGSGSWQGQTLNFASRLRGLRLRTLASALPDWPADGQLAVHGQMSVPQLSLSLNDRQQRELHAELTLAGPAQARQLRLTQLQLRDGAARLEGSGDLALAGNRRFSLTATLRQLNPARWSTALADGTLNAQVTVSGNAQPLSAQIELNVDPSSHYRGLPVSAQLRGQWAGQRAQGLRLAASLGHNRLAADGALGGPQDVLNFTLAAPQLSQLGGEFAGSAQGQGKLSGKGWQLRLAGLLDIRQLRAPGGVSVEQLLLDARLPDNLDQAGQLSLTLRQLRAGGWQLVQADARYQGSRPRHSLSVQARGRGPLGDFDTRLAAEGGWQSGRGWQGQLTQLSNQGRLALNLDAPLALSVVDARHWQLTGLRGKLLGARLNAPRLAQDGNTLSGQGQLSGMVLTSWLKLLDSPPPLDGSLVLAADWNLSGNGQGQLNLRRESGDVWLSQHAARPLGLEHAQLQLNRRDAIWKGQATLRSQTLGSLTAQGQLSSAAGQLLPGPASTMQLSANAELPNLAAWATWLPPGIRLSGRASASLSADGALNAPRWRGSLKADALGVQRPSDGIAFSDGQLRASLQDDTLKLDSLTLRDKQGGYLTLRGSANWRQPDSTQLTLTLHQLAVLSHPNRSLSVSGQAQLRQSGNGLLLSGGLTVDKGRIVLPESDTPTLGSDVVIVGQPAREPDAPLAVPVAVALDLDLGEQFHLIGKGLNTRLAGQLRLSAAAGQPPSATGSVRVVSGYYAAYGQRLDISRGVLTFVHRLDNPGLDVLAVRRGLSVEPGVEISGSAQAPRVQLVSTPELPDSEKLSWLVLGRSATSLRGGETELLFSAASTLLGSGNAMGIQQQLASRLGLDELNVGAASTRPSVRSTQTSSTSHPLDNQVLTLGKRLSSGLYLGYEQSLTGVGAAVKLTWEWSKNWSVVLRAGEQSALDAVYGRGFD; translated from the coding sequence ATGACCGCCACCCCGCCACCCGATTCCAGCACCGCGCCCAGCCCATCGCCCCGCCCCCATCGTCGTTGGCGTTGGTGGCTGGCCGGCACGCTGGTGTTGCTGTTGCCGCTGCTGCTGCTGGCCAGCCTGCTCAGCGCCCCCGGTTTGCGCGCCGGGCTGGCGCTGGCCGAGCGCCTGAGCGGGGGCGCGCTGCAGGTGGCGGCGGTGACAGGCAGCCTGGGCTCGGGCAGGGTGCAACTGCGCGGACTGGCACTGCGCACCGCCAGCACCGACTACCAGCTGGATGCGCTGGACCTGCACTGGCAGCCGGCGCAACTGTGGCAGGGCGAGGTACGGATCACCACGCTGGCGCTGGGGGTGTTGCGCCTGACCGCCCGCGCGCCAGACCCCACGCCGCCCAGCCTGCCTGAACAGCTAACCTTGCCGCTGGCGCTGACGCTGGAACACGCCCGGCTGGCACGGCTGGAGCTGGGTCAGTTGGCCATGGGGCCATTTGCGCTCAGTGCGCGCAGCGATGGCCGCCAGCATCACTTGCAGCTCAGCGAGGCCATCACCCCGTGGGGGGCGAGCACGGCAGCGCTGCAGCTGGATGGGGTGCGGCCCTTTGCGCTGGCAGGCGTGTGGCGGCATGGTGGCCAGCTGGCACAGGCACCCATCAATGGCGAAGTGCGCCTGGCCGGCACGCTGGGCGCGGTCAAGGTTTCCCTGGCGGTGGGCTACCAGCACAGCGCACTGGGCGCACAGGCTACTCTGGCCCCGTTTGCTGCGCTGCCATTTGCCCGTCTGCGCCAGGCCGAGGTCACCCTGGCGCAGTTCAACCCGGCGCAGTGGCTGCCCGGCGCACCAGCGGCAGATATTTCGCTCAGCGCCAGCAGCACACCGGTGTCTGGCCAGCGCCAGCGCATCCAGCTGCGCGCCAATAATGCGCTGGCCGGGCCGTGGCCAAGTCAGCGCTTGCCATGGCAGGGTGCCCAGGCCGAGCTGGACGTGGACGACAACACGCTGACAGTGCGTCAATTGAGTGTGCAGGCGCTGGATGGCGAACTGGACGGCAGCGGCAGCTGGCAGGGGCAGACGCTCAATTTTGCCAGCCGCCTGCGCGGCCTGCGGCTGCGCACCCTGGCCAGCGCGCTGCCGGACTGGCCGGCAGACGGCCAGCTGGCGGTGCATGGCCAGATGTCGGTGCCACAGTTATCACTCAGTCTGAACGACCGTCAGCAGCGCGAACTGCACGCCGAACTCACGCTGGCAGGCCCGGCCCAGGCCCGCCAGCTGCGGCTGACTCAATTGCAGTTGCGCGACGGTGCCGCGCGGCTGGAGGGCAGCGGCGACCTGGCGCTGGCTGGCAACCGCCGCTTCAGCCTGACCGCCACCCTGCGCCAGCTGAATCCGGCACGCTGGAGCACGGCGCTGGCCGATGGCACGCTGAATGCCCAGGTGACAGTCAGCGGCAACGCCCAGCCACTGAGCGCCCAGATTGAACTGAATGTGGACCCATCCAGCCACTACCGTGGCCTGCCAGTCAGCGCCCAGTTGCGTGGCCAGTGGGCTGGACAGCGCGCCCAGGGGCTGCGTCTGGCCGCCAGCCTGGGCCATAACCGGCTGGCCGCTGATGGCGCGCTGGGCGGGCCGCAGGATGTGCTGAACTTTACCCTGGCGGCACCGCAGCTCAGCCAGCTGGGCGGCGAGTTTGCCGGCAGCGCACAAGGCCAGGGCAAATTGAGCGGCAAGGGCTGGCAACTGCGCCTGGCCGGCCTGCTGGACATTCGCCAGCTGCGCGCGCCGGGCGGTGTGAGCGTTGAGCAATTGCTGCTGGACGCCCGCCTGCCCGACAACCTCGACCAGGCCGGCCAGCTCAGCCTGACCTTGCGCCAGTTGCGCGCTGGCGGCTGGCAATTGGTGCAGGCCGACGCACGCTATCAGGGCAGCCGGCCCCGACACAGCCTGAGCGTGCAGGCGCGCGGGCGCGGACCGTTGGGCGACTTTGATACCCGGCTGGCGGCAGAGGGCGGCTGGCAAAGCGGACGCGGCTGGCAGGGCCAACTGACCCAACTCAGCAATCAGGGCCGGCTGGCGCTGAATCTGGACGCGCCGCTGGCGCTCAGCGTGGTGGACGCCCGCCACTGGCAGCTGACGGGTTTGCGCGGCAAGCTGCTGGGCGCGCGGCTCAATGCCCCCCGGCTGGCGCAGGATGGCAACACCCTGAGCGGCCAGGGGCAACTCAGCGGTATGGTGCTGACCAGCTGGCTGAAACTGCTGGACAGCCCGCCGCCGCTGGATGGCTCGCTGGTGCTGGCCGCCGACTGGAACCTGAGCGGTAACGGCCAGGGCCAGCTGAATCTGCGCCGGGAAAGCGGGGATGTCTGGCTCAGCCAGCACGCTGCCCGCCCGCTGGGGCTGGAACATGCCCAGTTGCAGCTGAACCGGCGTGACGCCATCTGGAAAGGCCAGGCCACGCTGCGCAGCCAGACACTGGGCAGCCTGACAGCCCAAGGCCAGCTCAGCAGCGCTGCTGGCCAGCTGCTGCCCGGCCCGGCCAGCACCATGCAGCTCAGCGCCAACGCCGAGCTGCCTAATCTGGCGGCCTGGGCCACCTGGCTGCCGCCAGGCATTCGCCTCAGTGGCCGCGCCAGCGCCAGCCTGAGCGCCGACGGTGCGCTGAACGCGCCACGCTGGCGCGGCAGCCTGAAAGCCGATGCGCTGGGCGTGCAACGCCCCAGCGACGGCATTGCCTTCAGCGACGGCCAGCTGCGCGCTAGCCTGCAGGACGACACGCTGAAACTGGACAGCCTGACCCTGCGCGACAAGCAGGGCGGCTATCTCACCCTGCGCGGTAGCGCCAACTGGCGTCAGCCGGACAGCACCCAGCTCACCCTCACCCTACATCAGCTGGCGGTGCTCAGCCACCCCAACCGCAGCCTGAGCGTCAGCGGCCAGGCCCAGCTGCGCCAGAGCGGCAACGGCCTGCTGCTGTCAGGCGGGCTGACGGTGGATAAAGGGCGGATTGTGCTGCCAGAAAGCGATACCCCGACGCTGGGCAGCGATGTGGTGATTGTCGGCCAGCCGGCACGTGAGCCAGATGCCCCGCTGGCCGTGCCTGTGGCCGTGGCGCTGGATCTTGACCTGGGCGAGCAGTTTCACCTGATCGGCAAAGGCCTGAACACTCGTCTGGCTGGCCAGCTGCGGCTAAGCGCCGCCGCCGGGCAGCCACCCAGCGCCACTGGCAGCGTGCGTGTGGTCAGTGGCTATTACGCCGCCTATGGCCAGCGTCTGGACATCAGCCGGGGCGTGCTGACCTTTGTTCACCGCCTGGATAACCCCGGTCTGGACGTGCTGGCGGTGCGCCGTGGCCTGAGCGTGGAGCCGGGGGTAGAAATCAGCGGCAGCGCACAAGCACCGCGCGTGCAACTGGTGTCTACCCCAGAGCTGCCCGATAGCGAAAAATTGTCCTGGCTGGTGCTGGGGCGCAGTGCCACCAGCCTGCGTGGTGGTGAAACCGAGCTGCTGTTTTCTGCTGCCAGCACGCTGCTGGGCAGCGGCAACGCCATGGGCATCCAGCAGCAACTGGCCAGCCGGCTGGGCCTGGACGAGCTGAACGTAGGCGCTGCCAGTACCCGGCCCAGCGTGCGCAGCACCCAGACCAGCAGCACCAGCCATCCGCTGGACAATCAGGTGCTGACCCTGGGCAAACGGCTGTCCAGCGGCCTGTACCTGGGCTATGAGCAAAGCCTGACCGGGGTGGGGGCGGCAGTGAAGCTGACCTGGGAATGGTCAAAAAACTGGTCGGTGGTGCTGCGCGCTGGTGAACAAAGCGCGCTGGATGCGGTATATGGCCGGGGGTTTGATTAA
- a CDS encoding SDR family NAD(P)-dependent oxidoreductase — MKHRLADLAGKSILVTGASSGIGAATALALGQAGARVALAARREDALAALAGQICAAGGEALVIPTDVTVEADLERAVARTLAQFGRLDGAFNNAGVLGKVAPLHTLSTADFSAVMQANVYGVFWALKYQIAAMRDSGGGSIVNTASIVAQLGFADFAAYTASKHAVLGLTRSAATENFAHGIRVNAVSPGPVATPMAEIGFGSLDNLHASLKLTPAGRPGTPEEIAQPVLFLLSSASSYINGQGLVVDGGFSVV; from the coding sequence ATGAAACATCGTCTGGCGGATCTGGCAGGTAAAAGCATTCTGGTGACGGGGGCATCGTCCGGAATTGGTGCCGCCACTGCGCTGGCGCTGGGCCAGGCCGGGGCGCGGGTGGCCTTGGCTGCTCGGCGTGAGGATGCGCTGGCGGCACTGGCCGGGCAGATTTGCGCGGCCGGCGGCGAGGCGCTGGTGATTCCCACCGACGTGACGGTGGAAGCTGACCTCGAGCGGGCGGTGGCGCGCACGCTGGCGCAGTTTGGCCGGCTGGATGGCGCGTTCAATAACGCTGGTGTGCTGGGCAAGGTGGCCCCGCTGCATACGCTGAGCACGGCGGATTTCAGCGCGGTGATGCAGGCCAATGTGTACGGCGTGTTCTGGGCGTTGAAATACCAGATTGCCGCGATGCGCGACAGCGGCGGCGGGTCGATTGTGAACACCGCATCGATTGTCGCCCAGCTGGGGTTTGCCGATTTTGCCGCCTACACCGCCAGCAAGCACGCGGTGCTGGGCCTGACCCGCAGCGCCGCCACGGAGAACTTTGCCCATGGCATCCGGGTGAATGCCGTCAGCCCCGGCCCGGTGGCCACGCCGATGGCGGAAATCGGCTTTGGCAGCCTGGACAATCTGCACGCCAGCCTGAAGCTCACCCCGGCAGGCCGGCCAGGCACCCCCGAGGAAATTGCCCAGCCGGTGCTGTTTTTGCTGTCGTCAGCGTCCAGCTATATCAACGGCCAGGGGCTGGTGGTGGATGGCGGATTCAGCGTGGTGTGA
- a CDS encoding LysR family transcriptional regulator — protein sequence MSTASLSDLHAFACVARLRSFRRAAAELEVSPSALSHALRNLETRLGVRLLNRTTRSVAPTEAGERLLARLSPALRDIQGALDEVNAFRDSPLGSLRLNAPRPACELVLAPLVAAFLARHPGMQVELVADDALVDIVAAGFDAGVRFGERLQQDMVAIPIGPPQRFIVVASPDYLARHGVPRTPRDLTAHGCIRIRFPGGALYRWEFSRAGESLDIEVNGALTVGEMPLMIHAAERGLGLAYVYASYAADALAAGRLVSVLDDWRAMDERFYLYYPSRRLLPAGLRAFVDMVREQANRTG from the coding sequence ATGTCCACCGCCAGCCTGTCTGACCTGCACGCCTTTGCCTGCGTGGCCCGCCTGCGCAGCTTTCGCCGTGCCGCCGCCGAACTGGAGGTGTCGCCCTCCGCGCTCAGCCATGCGCTGCGCAATCTGGAAACCAGGCTGGGTGTGCGCCTGCTCAACCGCACCACCCGCAGCGTGGCCCCCACCGAAGCCGGCGAGCGCCTGCTGGCGCGGCTGTCGCCCGCGCTGCGTGATATTCAGGGCGCGCTGGATGAAGTGAACGCCTTTCGCGACTCACCGCTGGGCAGCCTGCGCCTGAACGCACCGCGCCCGGCCTGCGAGCTGGTGCTGGCCCCGCTGGTGGCGGCGTTTCTGGCCCGCCATCCTGGCATGCAGGTGGAGCTGGTGGCCGACGATGCGCTGGTAGATATCGTGGCCGCCGGCTTCGACGCCGGGGTACGCTTTGGCGAACGCCTGCAGCAAGACATGGTGGCCATCCCGATTGGCCCGCCGCAGCGCTTTATTGTGGTGGCCTCGCCCGACTATCTGGCCCGCCATGGCGTGCCGCGCACCCCGCGCGACCTGACCGCGCACGGCTGCATCCGCATTCGTTTTCCTGGGGGGGCGCTGTACCGCTGGGAGTTCAGCCGCGCCGGTGAGTCGCTGGACATTGAAGTGAACGGCGCGCTGACCGTGGGAGAGATGCCGCTGATGATCCACGCCGCCGAACGTGGCCTGGGGCTGGCCTATGTGTATGCCAGCTACGCCGCCGACGCGCTGGCTGCCGGGCGGCTGGTCAGCGTGCTGGACGACTGGCGGGCAATGGACGAACGCTTTTACCTGTATTACCCCAGCCGCCGGCTGCTGCCCGCTGGCTTGCGGGCCTTTGTCGACATGGTGCGCGAGCAGGCAAATCGCACCGGCTGA